The Ferrovibrio sp. MS7 sequence GGCGCGAAATACGATCTCACGCCTGAGCGCTCGGTGGAAATCCAGCATCTGCTTGATGCCACCATCACCATGCAGCTTGATGAATGCGTATCCTATCCGGCGGAGGAAAAGCGCGCGGCGGATGCCATGCGGTTGAGTTTGCGCTGGGCCGAACGCTGCAAGGCGGCCTTCGATGCACGGCCGGGCTATGGCCTGTTCGGCATTGTTCAGGGCAGCACCTTCCAGGCCCTGCGCGAGGAATCCGCCGCTGGCTTGCAGCGCATCGGTTTCGATGGCTATGCCATCGGCGGCCTGGCGGTGGGCGAACCGCAGGAAGCGATGTTCAAGACCCTGGAAGAAACCGTACCGCATCTCACCGAGGCGCGACCGCGCTACCTGATGGGCGTCGGCAAGCCCTCCGATCTGGTCGGCGCGGTGCAGCGCGGGGTCGACATGTTCGACTGCGTGCTGCCGACCCGCTCGGGCCGCACCGGCCAGGCCTTCACGCGGCGAGGCAGCGTCAATATCCGCAATGCCCGCCATGCCGAGGATACGCGACCGCTGGATGCGCTATGCCGCTGCCCCGCCTGCACCAATCATAGCCGCGCCTACCTGCATCACCTGGTGCGCTCGAACGAGATTCTCGGCAGCGTGCTGATGACCTGGCATAACCTGACGTATTTCCAGGATCTGATGGCCGGCATGCGTGCTGCCATCGCGGAGGGGCGGCTGGCTGCCTTTGCGGCCGATTTCCATGCCGGCCAGGCGGCCGGCGATATAGAACCGCTTTGATTGCAAGAGGCGTGAATGGACAAGCTGCGCCGTCACGCCCGGGTTTTCGCCATCGCCTTCGTCTTCGCGATGCTGGCCTATGGCCTCACCCATGGCGTGGTGTGGCTGACGCGCGGCTGGTGGCAGTAGTTCAAAGTCCGGCCTTGCCGCGATAGGGCAGGCGGGGCATATCGGTGCCATAGAGCTGTGCGATCAGCAGACGGTCGATGCCGCCACTGGCCGAAGGCGCCAGGGGCAGCAGCAGGTAATCCACCGGATAGCGGCGGCCCTCGAAGCGGCGCTCTGCCTGCATCTGCACCGGCTGGCGCGTCTCCACTGCCAGGCGGCAGACAATAGGGCCGGTATTGGCGACCATCGGGTCTTCATGTTCATGCATCCAGCCGCCGGTATGGTCGTGGCCGCGCCGAGCCACAAGGTCTGTGCCGACTAGACGATAATTGAAGCGCAGGTCGCCTTCGGCATCCTGCATTACGCCAACAATGATCAGGCTGCCAAGCAGGTAATTGAGCTTCAATGGGTCGACAAAAGCTGGTGAGGGCAGGCCATTCTGCGCTGCTGCTGCTCGCCAATCCGTCAGCAGCCGCTGCAACAACGGATGCTCAGGCTGCTCGCCAGCGGCAAGCACGCCATATTTTGGACTGACAATTCCATCCCCCGGCATCGCCGCGACTCCCGCGCAGCCTTGCAATGGGTAAAGCCTATCGAGGGCGCGGGTGAGGGCGCAATGCAAATCCGATCAAAAAGAGAAGTTGGTGACCCCGGCGGGATTCGAACCCGCGACCTCTCGATTAAAAGTCGCTTGCTCTACCAGCTGAGCTACGGGGTCACGCGCGGCGGACCATAAAGGCCGCCCCCAGCCTCGTCAACAGCCCGGAAAATATGGAAAATCGGGCAATTACTGGAGTTTTCGGAAGGTCAGCAATACCTGTCCGACCTCGACGCCGAATTTGCGCACACTGGCACGATTCAGCACCACCTCATCGTCAAAGCGGTAAAGCCAGTCGTCGAAGCGCACGTCAATGCCGCCATCATCGGTTTTCAAGTTGATGTCATATGCCCATTGGAATGCATTGCCGCGGGATTGCCCCTGGGCAGTCCCGATCACGTCGTCGGCACGGCCG is a genomic window containing:
- the tgt gene encoding tRNA guanosine(34) transglycosylase Tgt; amino-acid sequence: MSLAFTVHARDGAARLGKLETAHGVIDTPVFMPVGTAATVKAMTPEAVAVTGAQIILGNTYHLMLRPGAERVARLGGLHRFMHWPGPILTDSGGFQVMSLGALAKVTERGVAFQSHIDGAKYDLTPERSVEIQHLLDATITMQLDECVSYPAEEKRAADAMRLSLRWAERCKAAFDARPGYGLFGIVQGSTFQALREESAAGLQRIGFDGYAIGGLAVGEPQEAMFKTLEETVPHLTEARPRYLMGVGKPSDLVGAVQRGVDMFDCVLPTRSGRTGQAFTRRGSVNIRNARHAEDTRPLDALCRCPACTNHSRAYLHHLVRSNEILGSVLMTWHNLTYFQDLMAGMRAAIAEGRLAAFAADFHAGQAAGDIEPL
- a CDS encoding PAS domain-containing protein; the protein is MPGDGIVSPKYGVLAAGEQPEHPLLQRLLTDWRAAAAQNGLPSPAFVDPLKLNYLLGSLIIVGVMQDAEGDLRFNYRLVGTDLVARRGHDHTGGWMHEHEDPMVANTGPIVCRLAVETRQPVQMQAERRFEGRRYPVDYLLLPLAPSASGGIDRLLIAQLYGTDMPRLPYRGKAGL